A genome region from Solanum pennellii chromosome 12, SPENNV200 includes the following:
- the LOC107006164 gene encoding V-type proton ATPase subunit F-like has protein sequence LWLSSSVPHRTQWTSSTQPHVANRSLVSSLLCNAKVYGNPLRTSCIVTSQSPPVHLLDTITGFLLARVGNVDLRRKTNYTIVNSNITVKHQIEDAFKIFTTREDIAIALISQYVANMMRFLVDSYNKPIPTILEIPSKDYPYDPAHDSILSRVKYFFSTE, from the exons TTATGGCTCTCATCTTCAGTTCCGCATAGGACACAGTGGACATCTTCTACACAGCCCCATGTTGCTAATAGATCCCTTGTGAGCAGCCTGCTTTGCAATGCTAAAGTATATGGAAATCCCCTCAGGACAAGCTGCATTGTTACAAGTCAGTCTCCTCCAGTCCACCTCTTG GATACAATCACTGGATTTTTACTAGCAAGAGTTGGCAATGTTGATTTGAGGAGGAAAACTAACTATACTATTGTCAATTCAA ATATAACAGTGAAGCATCAGATTGAAGatgcttttaaaatattcaCCACAAGGGAGGACATTGCGATAGCGCTAATCAGCCAATAT GTTGCAAACATGATGAGATTCTTGGTTGATAGTTACAATAAACCAATCCCAACCATTCTGGAGATTCCATCAAAGGACTATCCATATGATCCTGCTCACGACTCTATTCTTTCACGAGTGAAGTATTTCTTCTCTACTGAATAG